From Fundulus heteroclitus isolate FHET01 chromosome 5, MU-UCD_Fhet_4.1, whole genome shotgun sequence, a single genomic window includes:
- the LOC105931432 gene encoding neuronal acetylcholine receptor subunit beta-2 gives MTPNPFFLFLILSLGKSRAENAEERLVNYLLGPERYNKLIRPAVNKSQQVTISIQVSLSQLISVNEREQIMTTNVWLSQEWNDYRLRWDPDKYEGIKKLRIPSKLIWLPDIVLYNNADGVYEVSFYCNAVVSNTGDIVWLPPAIYKSACSIEVQNFPFDQQNCTLKFRSWTYDYTELDLILTSDFASRDDFTPSGEWDIVSLPARKNEDPGDITYLDITYDFVIKRKPLFYTINLIIPCVLITSLAILVFYLPSDCREKMTLCISVLLALTVFLLLISKIVPPTSLAVPLIGKYLMFTMVLVTFSTVSTACVLNVHHRSPSTHFMPDWVKQLFLVRLATFLLMRRPDSSNIRNKLRRKLTSSNPVGRGSSHRSAGRKQHSDARLGGIPADCNSFYVDEDSSFSCCWRLGGARDSPDFGRPTAAQLDAELEEAVDGVKYITEHMKMEDSNEGIIEDWKYVAMVIDRLFLWIFILVCVVGTLGLFMQPLFQSYNTPTADDTEYGDF, from the exons ATGACACCCAACCCTTTCTTCCTGTTCCTCATCCTGTCTCTTGGAA agagcagagcagagaaTGCAGAGGAGCGGCTTGTGAACTACCTACTGGGACCAGAGCGCTACAACAAGCTGATCAGACCTGCGGTGAATAAGAGCCAACAGGTCACCATCTCCATACAGGTCTCTCTGTCACAGCTCATCAGCGTG AATGAGAGGGAGCAGATAATGACCACCAATGTGTGGCTGTCTCAG GAATGGAATGACTACAGACTGAGATGGGACCCAGACAAATACGAAGGCATCAAAAAACTGCGAATACCCTCAAAACTGATCTGGCTTCCTGACATAGTCCTGTACAATAA TGCTGACGGAGTGTATGAAGTTTCCTTCTACTGCAACGCTGTGGTCTCCAACACGGGCGACATCGTCTGGCTGCCCCCTGCCATCTACAAGTCCGCCTGCTCCATCGAGGTGCAGAACTTTCCTTTCGACCAACAGAACTGCACCCTCAAGTTTCGCTCCTGGACGTACGACTACACGGAGCTGGACCTCATCCTCACCAGCGACTTCGCCAGCCGGGACGACTTCACCCCGAGCGGAGAGTGGGACATTGTCTCTCTCCCCGCACGCAAAAATGAGGACCCCGGTGACATCACCTACCTGGACATCACTTATGATTTTGTCATCAAGAGGAAGCCTCTGTTTTATACCATTAATCTCATCATCCCATGCGTGCTGATCACTTCGTTGGCCATCCTGGTGTTCTACTTGCCGTCGGACTGCAGGGAGAAGATGACGCTGTGTATCTCGGTGCTGCTGGCCCTCACCGTGTTCCTGCTGCTAATATCAAAGATAGTGCCGCCCACCTCTCTGGCAGTACCGCTCATAG GTAAATACTTGATGTTCACCATGGTGCTGGTTACATTCTCGACTGTCAGCACAGCCTGCGTCCTCAATGTGCACCACCGCTCCCCGTCTACCCACTTCATGCCAGACTGGGTCAAGCAGCTCTTTTTGGTTCGCCTCGCCACCTTCCTCCTCATGAGACGCCCGGACTCTTCCAATATCCGCAACAAACTCCGCCGGAAGCTCACCAGCAGTAACCCCGTGGGTCGAGGCAGTTCCCACCGCAGCGCAGGCAGGAAGCAGCACTCCGACGCCAGACTCGGTGGAATCCCAGCGGACTGCAACTCTTTCTACGTCGACGAGGACTCGTCGTTCAGCTGTTGCTGGAGGCTGGGCGGCGCCCGGGATTCTCCAGACTTCGGGAGGCCTACGGCAGCGCAGTTGGATGCGGAGCTGGAAGAAGCGGTGGATGGAGTGAAATACATCACTGAGCACATGAAGATGGAAGACAGCAACGAAGGG ATCATCGAGGACTGGAAATATGTGGCCATGGTGATAGATCGCCTCTTTCTCTGGATCTTCATCCTGGTCTGTGTGGTGGGAACTCTTGGACTCTTCATGCAGCCCCTCTTCCAGAGCTACAACACACCAACAGCTGACGACACCGA atATGGAGATTTCTAG